The segment GCTTACCACATCCCCCTAGATGAGGGCACTCACCGATTGGTTGGTGTGGACGTGGCGGATGGCTTGGGCGAGGAGCTCGGCGGTGGAAAGCACGGTGTAGCCCCCGTCCCTGAGGGGGATGGTGTCCGTGAAGACCACCTCCCGGATGGCGGGGTGGGCTAGGTTTTCCCGGGCCTCCCCCACCAGGACCGGGTGGGTGGCCATGACCACCACCTCGGGCAAAGCCCCCGCCTGGAGAAGCGCCTCCACCCCCCGCCGGATGGTCCCGCCGGTGGAGACGATATCGTCAATGACGAGGGGCCTTTTCCCCTCCACGTCCCCGATGACGTAGGTGACGGAGGTTTCCTTGGGCCCGTGGCGGCGCTTGGCCAGCATGGCCAAGGGTAGCCCAAGCCGCTCGGCAAGCCGCCTGGCCTCCTCCGCCCGGCCAGCGTCGGGGGAGACCACCACGGCGTTTTCCGCATACCCCTTTTCCTGCAGGTAGCGGGCGAAGAGGCGCACGGCGGAGAGGTGGTCCACGGGGATGTCAAAGAAGCCCTGGATCTGGGGGGCGTGGAGGTCTATGGCGATGACCCGGTGGACCCCCACCCGCTCCAAAAGCCCCGCCACCAGCTTGGCGCTCACGGGCTCGCGCCCTTCCGTCTGCTTGTCCTGGCGGGCGTAGCCGAAGTAGGGGATGACGGCGTTGATGCGGCCGGCGGAGCTCCGCCTTGCGGCGTCCGCCAGGAGGAGGAGTTCCATGAGGTGCTCGTTCACCGGGGGGCAGGTGGGTTGGATGAGGTAGACGTCGTCCCCCCGGACGCTTTCTAAAAGCCGCACCCGGATCTCCCCGTCGGGGAAGCGGTCCACCAGGGCCTTGCCCAAGG is part of the Thermus hydrothermalis genome and harbors:
- a CDS encoding ribose-phosphate diphosphokinase yields the protein MEIRLFTGNAHPGLAQRIAEALGVPLGKALVDRFPDGEIRVRLLESVRGDDVYLIQPTCPPVNEHLMELLLLADAARRSSAGRINAVIPYFGYARQDKQTEGREPVSAKLVAGLLERVGVHRVIAIDLHAPQIQGFFDIPVDHLSAVRLFARYLQEKGYAENAVVVSPDAGRAEEARRLAERLGLPLAMLAKRRHGPKETSVTYVIGDVEGKRPLVIDDIVSTGGTIRRGVEALLQAGALPEVVVMATHPVLVGEARENLAHPAIREVVFTDTIPLRDGGYTVLSTAELLAQAIRHVHTNQSVSALI